One Aegilops tauschii subsp. strangulata cultivar AL8/78 chromosome 7, Aet v6.0, whole genome shotgun sequence genomic window carries:
- the LOC109776535 gene encoding uncharacterized protein isoform X1, translating into MAANACCTCGDAIDDEKEDTTFFECVRCARWQHNCCFKNWDSSEDPELCDICLDQQKQQPHHHQWVEKLASLDFRMICEPYRFCYLCSKHFCARCCPAAPPSRRRDHGNHPTFIIEVVQHEGLLIVRLEDVNHFYDCSRVEPEMAFPGWVRLHPKPEEQDAGGGGGGEPCGFRECNRRIAQDYDFCSIHCQFEEIGRDPVMPPTRQAVLDSRAQKYRVKGLLTLEHSNGTPIVSLGHGWDKFCLLCHAGFSSQVCHHHDNHSTIEIIDTPEFGLVARFIQTLHGEWLTSLSTVQSSREERALDDGYGWFYTEVIVEVPLMMQSHPVSELRPNSCRCGSGIDKDMVYCSVQCMVRLSWKILLHAKTVQLLIYLCLLTCDAGSTFPKNAGGGLVSELPKPNRGS; encoded by the exons atggccgccaACGCGTGCTGTACGTGCGGCGACGCTATCGACGACGAGAAAGAAGACACGACGTTCTTCGAGTGCGTTCGCTGCGCAAGGTGGCAGCACAA CTGCTGCTTCAAGAACTGGGATTCGTCGGAGGACCCCGAACTGTGCGATATTTGCCTCGACCAACAGAAGCAGCAGCCCCACCACCACCAg TGGGTGGAGAAACTCGCGAGCTTGGACTTCCGGATGATATGCGAGCCCTACCGCTTCTGCTATCTCTGCAGCAAGCACTTCTGCGCGCGCTgctgccccgccgccccacccAGCCGCAGGCGCGATCACGGCAATCACCCCACATTCATAATCGAG GTGGTGCAGCACGAGGGGCTGCTGATCGTCAGATTGGAGGACGTTAACCACTTCTACGACTGCTCTCGCGTCGAG CCGGAGATGGCATTCCCAGGTTGGGTGCGCCTGCATCCCAAGCCGGAGGAGCAGGatgcaggcggcggcggcggaggagagcCGTGCGGCTTCAGGGAATGCAACCGTCGAATAGCCCAAGACTATGATTTCTGCTCCATCCACTGTCAG TTCGAAGAGATAGGCCGTGATCCGGTGATGCCCCCTACTCGCCAAGCGGTCCTGGATAGTCGGGCTCAGAAGTATCGTGTGAAGGGACTCCTGACGCTGGAGCATTCAAATGGGACACCGATCGTCAGTCTGGGACATGGATGGGACAAGTTCTGCCTCCTCTGCCACGCCGGATTCAGCTCCCAGGTGTGCCATCACCACGACAATCACAGCACCATCGAAATCATAGACACCCCAGAGTTCGGTCTTGTCGCACGCTTCATACAAACGCTCCATGGGGAATGGCTTACCTCCTTGAGCACCGTTCAG AGTTCTAGGGAGGAGAGAGCCCTTGATGATGGTTATGGGTGGTTTTATACTGAGGTGATCGTGGAGGTGCCCTTGATGATGCAGTCGCACCCAGTTTCAGAGCTACGCCCGAATTCTTGTCGGTGTGGTAGTGGCATCGACAAGGACATGGTGTACTGCTCAGTTCAGTGCATGGTTAGATTATCTTGGAAGATCCTACTTCATGCTAAAACTGTGCAATTGCTGATATATCTTTGCTTGCTTACTTGTGACGCCGGCTCAACTTTCCCAAAAAATGCAGGCGGGGGACTTGTGAGCGAGCTTCCCAAGCCAAACCGAGGGAGCTGA
- the LOC109776535 gene encoding uncharacterized protein isoform X2: MAANACCTCGDAIDDEKEDTTFFECVRCARWQHNCCFKNWDSSEDPELCDICLDQQKQQPHHHQWVEKLASLDFRMICEPYRFCYLCSKHFCARCCPAAPPSRRRDHGNHPTFIIEVVQHEGLLIVRLEDVNHFYDCSRVEPEMAFPGWVRLHPKPEEQDAGGGGGGEPCGFRECNRRIAQDYDFCSIHCQFEEIGRDPVMPPTRQAVLDSRAQKYRVKGLLTLEHSNGTPIVSLGHGWDKFCLLCHAGFSSQVCHHHDNHSTIEIIDTPEFGLVARFIQTLHGEWLTSLSTVQSSREERALDDGYGWFYTEVIVEVPLMMQSHPVSELRPNSCRCGSGIDKDMVYCSVQCMAGDL; the protein is encoded by the exons atggccgccaACGCGTGCTGTACGTGCGGCGACGCTATCGACGACGAGAAAGAAGACACGACGTTCTTCGAGTGCGTTCGCTGCGCAAGGTGGCAGCACAA CTGCTGCTTCAAGAACTGGGATTCGTCGGAGGACCCCGAACTGTGCGATATTTGCCTCGACCAACAGAAGCAGCAGCCCCACCACCACCAg TGGGTGGAGAAACTCGCGAGCTTGGACTTCCGGATGATATGCGAGCCCTACCGCTTCTGCTATCTCTGCAGCAAGCACTTCTGCGCGCGCTgctgccccgccgccccacccAGCCGCAGGCGCGATCACGGCAATCACCCCACATTCATAATCGAG GTGGTGCAGCACGAGGGGCTGCTGATCGTCAGATTGGAGGACGTTAACCACTTCTACGACTGCTCTCGCGTCGAG CCGGAGATGGCATTCCCAGGTTGGGTGCGCCTGCATCCCAAGCCGGAGGAGCAGGatgcaggcggcggcggcggaggagagcCGTGCGGCTTCAGGGAATGCAACCGTCGAATAGCCCAAGACTATGATTTCTGCTCCATCCACTGTCAG TTCGAAGAGATAGGCCGTGATCCGGTGATGCCCCCTACTCGCCAAGCGGTCCTGGATAGTCGGGCTCAGAAGTATCGTGTGAAGGGACTCCTGACGCTGGAGCATTCAAATGGGACACCGATCGTCAGTCTGGGACATGGATGGGACAAGTTCTGCCTCCTCTGCCACGCCGGATTCAGCTCCCAGGTGTGCCATCACCACGACAATCACAGCACCATCGAAATCATAGACACCCCAGAGTTCGGTCTTGTCGCACGCTTCATACAAACGCTCCATGGGGAATGGCTTACCTCCTTGAGCACCGTTCAG AGTTCTAGGGAGGAGAGAGCCCTTGATGATGGTTATGGGTGGTTTTATACTGAGGTGATCGTGGAGGTGCCCTTGATGATGCAGTCGCACCCAGTTTCAGAGCTACGCCCGAATTCTTGTCGGTGTGGTAGTGGCATCGACAAGGACATGGTGTACTGCTCAGTTCAGTGCATG GCGGGGGACTTGTGA